The sequence below is a genomic window from Methyloterricola oryzae.
TGCCCGGATAGGCGCCCGGGGTATCGATCAGGCAGATCAGCGGCAGGCGGAAGCGCTCAGCCAGGCGCATCAGGCGCAAGGCCTTGCGGTAGCCCTCCGGGCGCGGCATACCGAAATTGCGGTAGATCTTTTCCTTGGTATCCCTGCCTTTCTGATGGCCGATCACCATCACCGGAAATTCATCCAGGCGCGCCACGCCGCCGACGATGGCGGGATCGTCGGCGAAGCCGCGGTCGCCATGCAGTTCATGGAAGTCATCGAAGATCATGTCCAGGTAGTCCAGCGTGTAGGGGCGCTGCGGATGCCTGGACAATTGCGATATCTGCCACGCGCTCAGCTTCGAGAAGATCGATTCGGTGAGCTTTCGGCTCTTCTCCTCCAGCCGGGCGATTTCCTCGGAGATGTTGATCTCGTTGTCGAAACCGACGTGCTTCAGCTCTTCGATCTTGGCTTCCAGTTCGGCGATGGACTGTTCGAAGTCAAGGAATTTGAGGTCCATTTATCGTTATTCTATGTGGGGTTGGGGTGGTTTATTTTAACACCTCCGAGAGGAAATTCTGCATGCTTTGCCAGGACCGTCGGTCGGCGATTTCCTTGTAAACTGTGCCGAAGCCGGGATCGTTGGCGCGCGGATTGGTAAAGGCGTGCAGGGTGTGGCCGTATACCTGCACCTGCCAATCGGCGCCGGCGGTGGTGAGTTCGCGTTGCAGCGCCAGCACCTGCTCCGGTGGTGCCATGGGATCATCGTGGCCATGCAGGGCCAGAACCTTAGCGAGGATGGGGCGTCCCGCGATATTCTCCGGAGGGTTGAGCAAGCCGTGAAAGCTCACCACCCCGCGGATATCGGCGCCGGTCCTGGCCAGGTCGAGTACGCACAGGCCGCCGAAGCAGAAGCCGATGGCGGCGACACGCGTGCCGTCCACTTCGGACAGAGCCCGGACGGC
It includes:
- the accA gene encoding acetyl-CoA carboxylase carboxyl transferase subunit alpha, with the protein product MDLKFLDFEQSIAELEAKIEELKHVGFDNEINISEEIARLEEKSRKLTESIFSKLSAWQISQLSRHPQRPYTLDYLDMIFDDFHELHGDRGFADDPAIVGGVARLDEFPVMVIGHQKGRDTKEKIYRNFGMPRPEGYRKALRLMRLAERFRLPLICLIDTPGAYPGIGAEERGQSEAIARNLFEMSKLRIPIVCAVIGEGGSGGALAIGVGDRLLMLEYSTYSVISPEGCASILWKSADKAELAAEAMGITSDRLLELKLIDEIVDEPLGGAHRDRAVTAHNLKAALKKHLHELQPQTVETLLRERYERLMSYGVFEEAEV
- a CDS encoding dienelactone hydrolase family protein → MSADIQTRSVEYAHGSTRLLGFLAWDDSLPKPLPAVLVSHAWGGRDEFACGKAQALARLGYAGFALDMYGDARVGSGPEENSRLMAPFMKDRALLQARQLAALQAVRALSEVDGTRVAAIGFCFGGLCVLDLARTGADIRGVVSFHGLLNPPENIAGRPILAKVLALHGHDDPMAPPEQVLALQRELTTAGADWQVQVYGHTLHAFTNPRANDPGFGTVYKEIADRRSWQSMQNFLSEVLK